The Chanos chanos chromosome 6, fChaCha1.1, whole genome shotgun sequence genome includes a region encoding these proteins:
- the LOC115813646 gene encoding coagulation factor IX, protein MGVVMSLTCLLLLSLLLLYVAAASSSTVFLEHKHAVRLLRMRKPRANYFLEEMKPGNLERECYEETCSQEEAAEIFQSKEKTMEFWYRYKNLNHCRYNPCLNNGICTMDRHEYICLCPPQYGGKHCETEVFECEYRNGGCHQYCRQTVQGAAVECSCANGYQLEPDGKSCHETVRYPCGKQWSQNSMVRSFQGDDFLLNDTDPNLSHILNDSYPHTLNYTHNYTHTQPLNYTHNYTDPERDKQENSTFIWRNWANGSYSEPEMNHRIVGGQLQPQGGSPWQVLLRRKDEYGFCGGSLITDRWVITAAHCLQEMPDHVTVGDYDKMREDPHEQRIGVEKVVTHPHFHDYTFDSDIALLYLAEPVELGPYATPICLPNTQLAKQLLREGTHGLVTGWGATHYLRRSSRFLRKVVLPVVDQQKCMASTEQVITDNMFCAGYLQAPRDACRGDSGGPFAVNYRGTWFLTGVVSWGERCAAVGKYGVYTRLGNYLHWIRDEIHKQARNNNQT, encoded by the exons TGTTTCTGGAGCACAAACATGCTGTCAGACTGTTGAGGATGAGGAAACCAAGGGCCAACTACTTCCTGGAGGAGATGAAACCAGGGAATCTGGAGAGGGAGTGTTACGAGGAGACCTGCTCCCAAGAGGAGGCAGCCGAAATTTTCCAGAGCAAAGAGAAAACG aTGGAGTTTTGGTATAGATACAAAA ATCTGAACCACTGTCGTTATAACCCCTGTCTAAACAACGGGATCTGCACCATGGACCGCCATGAATACATCTGTCTGTGCCCCCCTCAGTACGGCGGAAAACACTGTGAAACag aggtgtttgagtgtgaataTAGAAACGGAGGTTGTCATCAGTACTGTAGACAGACTGTTCAAGGTGCTGCAGTGGAGTGTAGCTGTGCCAATGGATACCAGCTGGAGCCTGACGGCAAGAGCTGCCACGAAACAG TGCGCTATCCCTGTGGGAAACAGTGGAGCCAGAATTCCATGGTTCGCTCTTTTCAGGGTGACGATTTTCTGCTCAATGACACAGACCCCAATCTCTCTCACATCCTCAATGACTCTTATCCtcacacactaaactacacacacaactacacacacacacagccactaaactacacacacaactacaccgacccagagagagacaagcaggaAAACTCCACCTTCATATGGAGAAACTGGGCAAATGGCTCCTACTCAGAACCGGAGATGAATCACCGCATCGTAGGCGGTCAGCTACAGCCTCAGGGTGGAAGTCCATGGCAG GTCTTGCTGCGGAGAAAGGATGAGTATGGATTCTGTGGGGGGAGTCTAATCACTGACCGCTGGGTAATCACAGCTGCCCACTGTCTGCAGGAAATGCCTGATCACGTGACAGTCG GGGACTACGATAAGATGCGTGAAGATCCACATGAGCAGAGGATTGGGGTGGAGAAGGTGGTGACTCACCCCCATTTCCATGACTACACCTTCGACAGCGACATCGCACTCCTGTACCTGGCAGAACCGGTGGAACTGGGTCCCTACGCCACGCCCATCTGCCTGCCCAACACGCAGTTGGCCAAGCAGCTGCTGAGGGAGGGCACGCACGGGCTGGTGACGGGGTGGGGGGCCACGCATTACCTGCGCAGGTCCTCGCGCTTCCTGCGCAAGGTGGTCCTGCCCGTGGTCGACCAGCAGAAGTGCATGGCGTCCACGGAGCAGGTCATCACGGACAACATGTTCTGCGCCGGGTACCTGCAGGCCCCGCGGGACGCCTGCCGGGGGGACAGCGGCGGGCCGTTCGCGGTGAACTACCGCGGCACCTGGTTCCTGACCGGAGTGGTGAGCTGGGGGGAACGCTGCGCTGCGGTGGGAAAGTACGGAGTCTACACCCGACTGGGAAACTACTTACACTGGATCAGAGACGAGATTCACAAACAGGCCCGGAACAACAACCAGACCTGA